Within Mustela lutreola isolate mMusLut2 chromosome 10, mMusLut2.pri, whole genome shotgun sequence, the genomic segment AGGCATCAGGGTTGGGAGTCTGTttacagaagcagcagcagctagAGCTCTGAGAGGGGAAGTAACCTCTCCCAAGACATACAGCTAATAACGACAGGGGTTGTGATTCGAACCAAGTCTGACAAATTCCAGAAAGACTAGATTTGAGTCCTTGCTGCGTCTCTCACAAGCTGAGTGACTCTGTGTGGGTTCCCTGACCTTACCATTCTGTTAGAGTAGGGATCACACTTCATGGGATCACTGAGAGGACTGGGTGAGGATGGAAACATCTTCTCGCAGGACCTGGCCAGTAAAAGTGCTCACGCTCACTTCAGTAAAGTTGGGGACTGAAAGTCAGGCACAAAGGAGCCAGGCCACAGCCCCCagcttctgtctctgacaaagGGAAAAGCCTAGGAATTCCGGAAGCCCTGACTCTGCCAGGAAtgagttttgggttttccagagCTCTAATTATCAGCTAGATGAGTCACTTGGAGCTGACACCACCATCCCCAACCCCCAGAGACTTTCAGTTGCCTCACAATATAGCATTTTaacaaagaagaggaggaggaagaaaaaagaagggagaagaggtaATGAATAAAAACGAAAGGTGCCAGCCAGAGGAAATGAGAAATTGTCGTCAGGACACCAACATGAGGAGACTGGCTGCaccactcacacactcacacacgctcctgctgcctgctggctCTCCAACTTTGGGCACACCAGCAGACGGTACTGCCATAACAAAGTGACGCCTGTCACAACAGCGAAGATGCTTGCTTGATGAGGTATAGGCAGATCTGCCTgtcacagaaggagaggaagaaaccttCACCCCTGAGGAGCTTCCTCAGGCTTCTGTGACCCAGCACACCCTGCATACTGCTGGCTTCTGGCTTCTTCTTGTGGCCAAGTCCCAAGCCCTGGGTATGGCAGAGTTTCGAGTGCCAGCCCCACACCCCGGTGGGGGCCACCACGGAGATGAGCAGACGCACGGCTTCTTTTTGCCATCGGTGTGATGTCAGGAGTGCTGGGAAGCAGAACGGTGCAGTAGTTAAGATCATGGAGCTGGAGTCCTACagacttgagttcaaatcctCACTATGTTATTCCCTGGCTCTTTGATTGTGAGAtcctgagcaagtcacttaacctctttggGCCTGGTGGTGCATGGGTAACATGAGGCTATTAAGATATACCTCCCAGTTGTTGTTGTGATGAAAGGAGATGATTTTTCCATCCCGTGAAGATTTATGGTGCGCCTGCTATGTACAGAGCACTGAGATGCTGGGGACCCCGGGAGACCAAAAAGACTATGGCTCTGCCCTCCCACCGCCCCTGGCACAGGTCTGGGCCCGCAGTTGGAAGTCAGCAAATTGTAGCTGTTTGTGACAACTATCTTGGCATTCAGCCATTAACTTCACCATGGGGCCTGGGAAgagccctcctccttccctttcactCTGAAGaaactgggcctcagtttcctcagctataaaatgacAGAGTTGGAATGGATCAGTGGTTCCTGATCCTCTTGCTGTCAAAGCTTCTGTCAGAATTTTCCCTCCACACAAGCCTCATATTCAGTAAGATTTtgtctctcggggcgcctgggtggctcagtgggttaaagcctctgccttcggcttaggtcatgatcccagggtcctgggattgagccccgcatcgggctctctgctcagcagggagcctgcttccctctctctatgcctgcctctcgtctacttgtgatctctgtcaaataaataaataaataatcttaaaaaaaaaaaaagattttgtctcTCATACAACCTACATCAagtcatttcttcccttttattgATTATAAGCCTCACTTTACAGATGCTGGGACATGTGACTGGGGGAGCAAGCTAGGGTGACCGCCGCTCTGTTTAATTTCAGCCCAAAACAGAGAGCACACCAGCTTGGTCACCCTTCACATACTATGTGCTGTTTCTCTGGGTCCTTTCTGGAACGTTGACAGGAGCTCAAGGGACCCACTTTGCCCTGGGGCGGGGGGCCCTTCAGCTGGGGATGCCAGATTGGAACTCAGGGTGCTAGATGTTCTCCTTCACATCCCATCCAGCTGAGAtccggggggttgggggggcaagGAGCTCCATCACTTGGGTGGCCCCCAGGGAGATGTGAACTTCCGGCTGTATGTCCAGCCTGGCAGTCCCCTCCTCCAAATGACAGAGACCCCCTGCACTCTTCTCTACAGGAGGGCAGGGCAAGATGGGGACCCACCAGGCCACCTGGGCAATGAGAATTTCTGGGGGCTCAGTCATCCACTGGGCCTCCCCATGTTGGTGTATACTCAGGCTTGAACAAAGGCCACGGCAGTGAGCAGCAAAACACCAAATCCAATAGGGCGATAACACTTGGAAAgatgtttttcatcttttccttgctgtcccttccttcccctctgcagAGAGTTAGGTTACTCTGCCTTCGTGACTTCAGGAAACAAATGATACAACAGAATGCAGAGCTCATTTTTAGCTTCTGAATTCCAAAAGCTTAGCCTTCGGGGGGAGGAATGGAAAGAATTTCTGTGCACGTACAAATTTGGAAAACTGTGTAGCAAGGGGGATCTGGGAGACTGAGACTTGGTGGGGGTAGTGGGTTGGTCCCTGAGACTAGACCAGCTTCTCCTTAGCCTGGGAGCTGGAGGGTCAGCCGGGTGTCCAGGCCTGGGGAGCATCAAGATCTGAGCTCTTTTCCTGGGCGAGTGAGTGCTAGGCAGTAACAAAACCCTCCAAAGAAACAGCTGTGTGCTGCATTCGGGCAAACAGGGCCTAAATAAGCCAAGAGCCTAAGAATTTCCTGGGCCTAATATGGCCTgggaaaagtagaataaaaatctGGATGCCAAGAGAGGTGTATGGGTTACTCCTGAAAGGGTCTGTGTGTCACGGAGGAGTGACTGGGTGGCAGCCTGAGTGGGCTGATCACAAAAGGCCAGAAGGAAATGAGGACATCTTGGCGATGCTAGTGTGATGGGATGAGCACCAGATCAGACCGCCTTTCCCACGATGCCATCTACAAGGGAAATGTGCTAGAATTCAACCCGTTCCAAGGAAAGGGAGAACTTTGAACCAGCGGCATTGAGTTTCTGCTACTCTGGCTGAATGGGGTGAAGTAGGAATTCTGCTGAGTTAGGAAAAATTCAAGTTCACTGGCACTGGAACCAGCTACACTCCTCATGCACAAGGCCTGGTATCATTTGCCCCATTCCTGTCCCCTTCTCTAGCCTCActtgtctctctcccctctgatGGTCACAGTGGCCCTCGTTactgccccccacctcctgggTTCCCACAGCAGGATCTTTGCACTGGCAGTTTTTTCTGCCTTCCCTTGGTCTTTAAACAGCAGACTCCTTGGTTTACATTTCACTTCTTCAGGCTACACTTGCCAAAATAAAACCACCTCTGGGTTCTCTCTCAAGTACctcatttatttccttcatgACATCTGTAAGAATTTTTACTTAATTGTCAGTCTTCCCCTCTGAAATGTCAGCTTTCCAGGGGAAGGACCCTGTCCATCCTGACGTTCCTTCAGTAGCTGGCATTGTAAGCAGAGACAGCTTAGTGGAATGCATGATGGGTAGCCATTGGGGAAATCTGGCTCATTATGGCCTGATGGGCACTAGGCTCTCCTGGCCCCCAATACTTCTGGGGCCCCTGACAGTTTTTCCCAGTAATCCAGGACCAGATGCCAACCTATCCCTGGAGTTTGAAGACTTAGCTGTGCTCTACCCCAAGGGTTCAGCAGGAGTGTGTCTCAGCAGGTCTGTCTCCCCTCCTGCTCTATCCTTCCAGTGCCTCACATGTGGATGACAGTGGGCCTGCGGGGTCTGGCGCATGATGCTTCTGGAAGGAGGATGTGTGCTTCGGTCTCAGCAGTCTGAGCTAGCCTGCTAGCTTCCCTCCCCGGCCTGGGGGAGGCTGCGGAAGTCGCTGGCACACCCTTTAATAGAACTGGACCTCTCGTTCATCTCCAGGCCAAACTCCCAGCATAAGTCCTCTTCACCTTGGAAACGTCTGCAACGGAGGTTGCTCTGGGACTCCCCCCGCATTCGTCACTCCAGACAGGGTGGCCCTCCTCGCTTACTTCAAGCGCAGGGACATCTCCACAGTGAGGACCTCCCTTCTGTGCTTGCCTTCTGGTTTCTCAGAGCAGTGGTGTCGCTCCCCTTAACTGGGGCTGTCAGAGGGGCCTAGAAACTCAAGAGTTGTCTTGTCCCTGCTAGAACCCTCTGTTCTCTCCTGAAGGCAAAGGTCAAGTTTCAGGGACTTCTGCGACCTGTAGGCGATGAAATAAACAGTATTCAAAAGAGTCATGgcgcgcgcacgcgtgtgtgtgtgtgtgtgtgtgttgatgcaGATTCCTGGGTTCTGGATTCTGGTTCACATCTGGGGAAGGGGGAGCCAGCAAAGCGGCTTTTCCAGAAACATCCCAGTTGGTTCTGATGAGGTTGCTCAAGGACCACACTTTGACAAAGATTGGGAGGGGAGGCGACCGGATGCCCCGGGCTGCTACTGCCCAAGTGAACACATTCGTCTCAAGTCCCcctggagaaatgaaagcatttgaAGGTCAAACGCCCCTGCCTTATTCAAGACTCGGGTGTAGCGGTCCTCAGGCTGGATTTCAGCCCGAGTTCTTGGTTCTTGACCCCCTCCTCCACCGGACAGGAAGCCCCACTCTGGAAGGGACCAAATCTTATTCGACAGTGTGTGCTCAGAAGGCCCACCTTGTATCGGCTCTCTGGATGTTTGATGAGGACACAGCTGCTTTGGCTAAGATCATCGCTTGCCCGTGGCAGGGCTAGTATGCTGCATGGCAGCCATGGCAAAGACTTGGCTTCTGCCCCCGAGAGCCCCTTCTTCCTGAGGACCCCAAAACTTCTCAGAATCAGAGCCTGATTTCTTCCTGTTCGATAAGCTCCCACACTCGAGGGGAGGGCCCAGGATTACCTCAACCTCTCTACCTCAGGAAAGAGCAAGGAGACGAACAGCCTCTTCAACAGGGAATCTGACCAGAAAAGCTGCTTTTCATCAGGCCAAACTGAAGCACTCACCTATAATTCTCAAACTTTGCTGCTTAGTAGTATtgcctgagaatttttttttttttaagatttttatttgagacagaaagagaaagagagaggaacaggagggagcagcagagggagagggaaaagcagattcccctctgaacagggagcctgatgagggacttgatcctaggatcctggaatcatgacctgagctgaagcagaggcttaaagactggaccactcaggtgcctctcacCTGAGAAACTTAAAAAGAATCCCAGTGTCCAGACTATACCCCCACACCAATTAAATCTGAATAGCTAATGTGGTTCGACGGATTCCAGTGTGCTCCCAAGTTTAAGTCCACTATCTACCACGTTGGACCCACACGGAGCCCAGCACACATCAAGGAAAGCACGAGGCATGGACTTGTTTATATCCAAGTTTTATGAGAAAGCAAACACAACTGTGAGAAACCTGAACACTCAGGGGTGGCTGAGTCTGAGTACGCTCCAAAACCTGCACCGGGAGAGGGCCAAGGACGACTTGACAGAGGCCCGCAATCCGTACATCAGATCCCGGTGTAAATGATCAAGGCCACAGAGAGATAAGCAGAATCCCAGCGTGAGTCTGAAAGGCAGCTGTGACGGGGGTGTCTGTCTGAGCGACCCCGGTCTCTGGGCCGGCCCTGCTCTCTTCCTGGGCTCtaggcagggaggggagcaggcggGGTTGGCTCAGTAGAACTCTGGAGGAACCTGAATGAGGACAGGGGCTAGCTGAAGAGAAGGCTCATTTGTACTTTTTGGAGGGGAACTCCCGGCGGCCTTGGCCCTTGCTGCCGAAGTTGCGCACACGGTGGATGACCTGCAGCTGTTGCTCGATGGTGGCCGTGATGTTCACGTCATCAGGGATGTGGACGTAGCGGACGTTGCGGCCGGTCACGAAGAGGTCATCCAGCTCGACCTGATGTCCCCAGCGGTCTGTGTAGGTGACGTTGGCTAGGCGGATGTTCATGAAAGCATCGACATTGTCTATGCGGCCGCGGGCCACGCTCTCATCCCGCAGGTCCACGGTGGTCACCTGGCCCTGGAGGCCCTGCAGCAGGATGATGAGGCTGTTCTCGGAGATGGTCCGCTCCTTCACCGAGTGGCTCACCGCCATGCTTCCATGCCCAGAGCTGCTGGCTGTGGGAGCAGGAGCACACAGACGGGAGCTGTGGCAGGCTTGGGGGCTACAACTGCGAGCTCCCCTCCACCAGGCTCTGGCACAGATCTCTCCAAGTCAGCCTGGCCAGGCTCCCCAATCTCTGTGTCTGTGGAACACCCTTTGGGCCAGGTGATTGCACACGTCTCACACTTGCACATGTCTCACAGAACCCTTCCACTACCAGGCAAGCCAACAATTACTTCTACTCATcttgtaaataaagaaatatgagcAAGAGATGGGacgtgacttgcccaaggttacacagctgaTGCCTGGAGGTGCTGGGATTCAAATCTATCACTGCCTGACTCCTGATCCCACATTGCTGCATGTTCAATCACCTGGTGGGTTTTTCCTGGCTGCCACCGCCCAAAAGGTCTGATTCATTCAGTCAGGGGTGGGGCCTAAGGTGTAGTTTACaaccttgctactcaaagtgtgatcTGTGGACCAGCACTAGCAGCATCACCTAGGAGCTTGCTACGCATGCAGAATCCTGGGGGGCCTAGGCAGCTCAGCTGCTTAAGCggctgccgttggctcaggtcaggacccagggtcttgggatcaagtcccacatcgggctccttgctcagagcagagtctgcttcctcctctccctctgcccctcctcttgcttgtgctctctcgctctctttctcttaaataaaaaataaataaaatctttaaaaaaaaaggaatgcaaaatCCCTGATCTCTCCCCAGACTGAAAGAATCTGAACTTTACCATGATCCCTACATCAATCACTCGTAGTTCTCACATGTTGGTGTGGTGTCTCGGAATTACCTGAGGACTCGTTAAACTGCAGAATGTTGGGCTCCCCTCTAGATTTCAAACTTAGTAGGTCCAAGGTGGTGCCGAATAATGGTAATTTCTAACATGTTCTCAGTTAACACTGATGTTGCTGGAATGGGGCCCATGCTCCCAGAATGACTGGTCTACACCATGCAGCCACCATGGAAGAAGAAATTTTGGTAAagtggaaaacaacaacaacaacaaaaacccccccCGACATGGCAGCATATAAAGCACACAGGTTTTGAAGGCAGAGAAAAGTAGGTTGGAATCCTCACTCCACCCACAAACCCTGTAAACCTAGGACAGTTAGTTACTTAATGTCTCTGAACCTGTTTCCACATCTATTAAACCAGAGGCTAAACGAGGCTAACCGAATCTCCCCACACGGAATGTCCTTTGCTTTCATCACGTCCTGATGCTATATGAATGTAACTCTGTCTTATCTAGTCCCTCCTTTCAGACTCTCAGTGTAAGGTGGTGGAACTTTCCTCCCCGAGACCTCACTCAACCCCGACCCCAGGCTGTGCAGAGCTGGCGTTAAGTGTGGCAACCCAGACCACACCACCGACGGGGGCGTCCAGCCGGAGGAGTGTAAAGACCCCACCCAGGCTTCACCAGAATGCCACTCCGGCGACAGTAAGGactgcccggggtgggggtgggggtggggttgggggttgcCCGGCGGGGATGGGGGGACGCCAAAGGGGCAGTCCCGGGCTCTAGGAcgggctctgccacttcctaggtGAGCGACCTCGGGCAAGCCGCTTAGCTTCTTCAAGCTTGTCAGCCCAGCGGGAAAATGGGGATGGTGACGACCCTTTACTCACGGAGCAgtgggggtgggcgtggggagATGGGCTCTACTCGGCAAATCGGGAAGGAAGCGCTTCCCCGGCTCGCCGCCGCTCTCCGGAGTTCCGGGCGCCCCCGAGCTCCGCCCCAGGCTCCGGGACCCACAGCACCGGACTTCTTCCGCTTCCCGGCCCGCCTCGTCGCCCAAACTAGCGGGCGCCTCGCGTGGCCGCTTCCCTCCCGCGGCGGTACCGAGAAGCCATGGCAACAGCCGGGCCGCTCTGTCCTACCGGTGCATAGAGAGCGCGGCCGACGTATGCTTGCGCCACGGCGGACGCGCCCGGAACTACAACCCCCAGAATGCCTCGCGAGCGCCACGCTCGCGCTCGGGCGTTTCCGGGCCTGCGTCTTGGGGTGTCTTCGTCACTGgagccattcattctttaaacaaATACTCATTGAGCCTCCTCCGTGCGTCAGGCCGCCTCCCAGGCTCTGGAACACACAGCGGTGACCAAGGAGATGATCGGCTCCCTGACCTGGCGATCCATAAATCTGCTTGGGGCGGGCTTCCGTACGAAAGCTaacaagaaaatgataaaagtCCTTCAGAGAATTAAAATAGGGTGATGTGATAGTGGCCGGGTGGCTTTTTATTGGATGATCAGGGATGTCCTGAGACGGTGACttctgagctgagatcaatgacATAAAGCCAATTTGTGAAAACTAGGAGAGGAGCACCGCGATTAGAAGGAACTGTTTGTGCAAAGGACCTGGTGGAAATGTGCTCGCCAGTTTGGGAAAACGGAGAAGCCAGTAAGACAGGACAGTGGTATGCCAAGAGgtgggagaggaagcaagagCCAGAGTACTTATGGCTTTGTAAGCCAAGGTAAGGGATTTGGATTTCTGGTTAGGCGTGCAGGCTCTGGAGGCAGTGCCTAGCTTCAAATCTGCTGCCTGCTAACTGACTGTCCACAAGTGAATCATCCTCTTTGTGCCCAGGTTTCCTCAGGTATTACTAGAAATGCAATGATAGGCtatggggagggggggcagggggtgatgtgatctgatttacatttttcaaaggtTCCTCTATAGCCATGGTAAAAGCTTCAATTTCCctgtcagaaaacaaacaaacaaacaaacaaggtagTGTCTATCTCAGAGAATGGACCTTCATTCATAGGTGAAAGCACCTGGCTCCATAGGAGTTAGGCTTGTTTCATTCCTTCACTCTCTTTGATTTCCAGCTCCCCCAGGAGGCTTCCCCTTTCGCCAAAGATCACAGTTCGTCTATTCTCATTCTAAAAGTAGAATCTGCCTTTGTCCTCCATGCCAGCTACTCTTGTTTTCCTACCTTTCACACTTGAAGTTCTTGAGGAGGCCTCTATACCTGTGGTTCTCCGAGGGTAGTCCTTTTCCCAACTTCTCGACCATTCTCCtccttagtgtttttttttttttttttcctccctcgtCCCCGCCGCGGGGCATTGtatcatttggtttgtttcttctccatctctctccttttttaaaccTCACTCTCCTGCTGCCTAATATATGTGCTTTCTCTGGGGCTGTATTCCCAGCCTCCCTCTCTAATTGGTCATGTCTATACATGCTGCCTACTACTATGTCCTGAGTCTCTTGCCTAGCACACCAGCCCAGACTGCTCTGCAGAACTCCGTTTTCCAACTGTCTGATGGTTATTCCCACATGTCTTAGTAGTACTTGAAAGTCAGCATGTCTACAAGACAGATTTATGTCCTTCCCAAATTGGTTGTTGCCCTgaatttttctacttctgtggTTGCTACCACCATTTTTCAGCTACTCAAATTAGGCACCTAGAATAAGCAGGATAAGTTTGATCATTTCTTGATTCCCTGCCCCTATCAGTCACTGAGCCCTGCAAATTCTTGGAATAAGGGTCTCCCTTtacttgccttttcattttgactTTTGCCAACCCAGTTGAGGccttctttctctcatttgattcataataaaaaccatcTTACTGGTCCACTCATGAATGGATTCAAAATACAGTTATGATCTCATAATTTACCTGCTAAGAAAACTTTTGATTCACAAGCAGAAAAGATTCCAGGGCTGACACTGATCTGATTCCAACTCATGTTCCAGCTGGATCTCTTTCAGGTTCTCTACTCAAGCCCTCCAAGCAGTGTTTCTTAAAGTGTGGTATGGGAACAAGTTGCTTTCATGGAAGGCTTTGTTTCACAGAATCAGAAGCGGAGCTCGGAAATCTTAACATCCAATAATGCGCACTAAAATTTGAGATCCGATGTCCTCCTCTCTAGGTAGACGTAGCCACTCAGCAACTCAGACAAGCCCTCCactcctgcctctgcctttgtTATCCTGCTGCATCTGCCTTAGATCCCCTCTTGTTTATCCTTGGCTGTTAAGTCCAATCTCTCCTTCGAAGCCTGGCTTAGTTGCTGTACCTTTCTGAAGCGATTACCCACCTTATAGTAATTACCCACTTTGGGAGCGATGTCTCTCCCCTAACCCCTGTCACATGTTGCTTGCTCTATGTATGTTTCTCATATGCAGATTCACCATACTTATTTATGTGAATCTTATTTCCTCCCCAGCTAGTCTCCTGGGTGCTGAGACAGAGAAGGCCTTAGGAGGCCCAAATGCTTCACACTACAAACCAGTTATAGGAGGAACACTGGTTATGAATGTGGTGAGGTGACAGGGATCTGAATAAAGATGGTGTCATGGGAATGGAAAGAAGGGCTGAATGTTCGAGACTGAAACAAGTTAATCCGAGTCTTTGAAGGCTGATTAGATCTGGAGTGTAGGTGGGAAGAGGAGGAACCAATGATtaacagagtcttttttttttttttttaaagatttaaagatttatttattggggtgcctgggttactcggttaagtgtcttgccttcagctcaggtcatgatctctggggttctgggatcaagcgccatgtcagcctccctgctcagcagggagtctgcttttccttctgcctcttccctctgcttgtgctttctctttctctcaaagaaatggataaaagatttatttatttgagggacagagagagagtggacgtgtctgggggaggagcagagggagagggagagggagagagataatctcaagcagactccttccctgttgagcatggagcccaaggcagggcttgatcacaggaccctgagatcatgacctgagccaaaatcaagagttggatgcttaactgagtgagccacccaggcgcccctaaagaaatttttttaaagtttatttatttttttggtaatctctatacccaatttggggcttgaactcacaacccccaggtcaagagttgcatgctcttctgactgagccagccaggagtccctcAGTGATTTAAATTGTAATGCTGGTTATCTTGAGAAATGGTGGGATGACCCTGTAGGGGCTATCTCATTTTTTGGCTGCTCAGC encodes:
- the LSM10 gene encoding U7 snRNA-associated Sm-like protein LSm10 codes for the protein MAVSHSVKERTISENSLIILLQGLQGQVTTVDLRDESVARGRIDNVDAFMNIRLANVTYTDRWGHQVELDDLFVTGRNVRYVHIPDDVNITATIEQQLQVIHRVRNFGSKGQGRREFPSKKYK